One genomic region from Actinocatenispora thailandica encodes:
- a CDS encoding 4a-hydroxytetrahydrobiopterin dehydratase: MSRTVAHMGTLLSAQQVADGLLALPAWHGDTTEITRSYTAPDFLSGIRAVDSVAAAAEAAGHHPDIDIRWTTITFTLVTHSSGGVTEADLRLAATIDHLLDTPG; encoded by the coding sequence GTGAGTCGCACCGTTGCGCACATGGGGACCCTACTATCCGCTCAGCAGGTCGCCGATGGGCTCCTGGCCCTACCGGCCTGGCACGGCGACACCACAGAGATTACGCGTAGCTACACCGCGCCGGATTTCCTCTCCGGCATCCGCGCCGTCGACTCGGTGGCCGCGGCGGCGGAGGCCGCCGGACATCATCCGGACATCGACATCCGCTGGACGACCATCACGTTCACCCTGGTCACGCACTCATCGGGCGGAGTGACCGAAGCCGACCTGCGACTCGCCGCGACCATCGACCACCTGCTCGACACGCCGGGTTGA
- a CDS encoding ABC transporter permease: MTQTPLGPHDQAEPPGGGIAVGEVPAVEDGDSTAGTAGAAIVGRSPGQLAWIRLKRDRVALVSGIVLVIMFVLAIAAPLISKLYGANATDQHSDLLDTSGYPLGYLGGISGSHWLGLEPQLGRDVLMQLIYGMRTSLVIAFLAAIITISIGIIIGIVAGYAGGIIDSIINWFIDLVLAFPFFIFCLAAIPVITNKVYGERGDVSALFRVGLIIGVFACFSWTYPARLVRGQVLSLREREFVEAARAAGAGMGHILFRQLLPNIWAPILVVFSLNVPQFITGEAALSFLNIGVVEPTPDLGRMINNGTTFLQTDPFYTMVSGATILILVLAFNLFGDSVRDALDPKSSR; this comes from the coding sequence ATGACGCAGACCCCGTTGGGTCCTCACGACCAGGCGGAGCCGCCAGGCGGCGGCATCGCGGTCGGTGAGGTGCCCGCCGTCGAGGACGGCGACAGCACCGCGGGTACGGCGGGCGCCGCCATCGTCGGCCGGTCTCCGGGCCAACTCGCCTGGATCCGGCTCAAGCGCGACCGCGTGGCACTCGTCAGTGGCATCGTGCTCGTGATCATGTTCGTGTTGGCCATCGCCGCGCCACTGATTTCCAAGCTCTACGGGGCGAACGCCACCGACCAGCACTCCGACCTGCTGGACACGTCGGGCTACCCGCTGGGCTACCTGGGTGGCATCAGCGGCTCGCACTGGCTCGGCCTGGAGCCGCAGCTCGGCCGCGACGTGCTGATGCAGCTGATCTACGGGATGCGCACCTCGCTGGTGATCGCCTTCCTGGCCGCGATCATCACGATCTCGATCGGCATCATCATCGGCATCGTGGCCGGCTACGCCGGCGGCATCATCGACTCGATCATCAACTGGTTCATCGACCTGGTGCTCGCCTTCCCGTTCTTCATCTTCTGCCTGGCGGCGATCCCGGTCATCACGAACAAGGTGTACGGCGAGCGGGGCGACGTCTCGGCGCTGTTCCGGGTCGGGCTGATCATCGGGGTGTTCGCCTGCTTCAGCTGGACCTACCCGGCCCGGCTGGTCCGCGGTCAGGTGCTGTCGCTGCGCGAGCGCGAGTTCGTCGAGGCGGCCCGGGCGGCCGGCGCCGGCATGGGCCACATCCTGTTCCGCCAGCTGCTGCCGAACATCTGGGCGCCGATCCTGGTGGTCTTCTCGCTCAACGTGCCGCAGTTCATCACCGGTGAGGCGGCGTTGTCGTTCCTGAACATCGGCGTGGTCGAACCAACACCAGACCTAGGCCGCATGATCAACAACGGGACGACGTTCCTGCAGACCGACCCGTTCTACACGATGGTCTCCGGCGCCACGATCCTCATCCTGGTACTGGCGTTCAACCTGTTCGGCGACTCCGTGCGAGACGCCCTCGACCCGAAGTCGTCTCGATGA
- a CDS encoding ABC transporter permease: MARYLIRRVLLAVLTMFAVSIVTFLLFFAVPTSPAYVMCGKQCDAHAIAQTEHRLGLDQPTYVQYGQFMKGMVAGRTYGTGDLAVKCPAPCLGFSFRTNEPVTDIIKRTLPVTVSIVVGATVLQLVLGVGLGMISALRRGTAFDKAAVGVSLVGASMQIYFFGPILLLLFVYTMHLLPNPGYTSPFEDPGQWFMQMLLPWVTLGFLNSAIFARLSRAQMLETLSEDFVRTARAKGLTKWRVYGRHALRAAITPIVTTAGLYFGASLGGAVITETVFGVNGLGRTAVQAVNDLNLPVVMATVLLAAFFIILLNIVVDMLYSVIDPRVRLI, encoded by the coding sequence ATGGCTCGGTATTTGATCAGGCGGGTCCTGCTCGCCGTGCTGACGATGTTCGCCGTCAGCATCGTGACGTTCCTGCTGTTCTTTGCGGTGCCGACGTCCCCGGCGTACGTCATGTGTGGCAAGCAGTGCGATGCGCACGCGATCGCGCAGACCGAGCACCGGTTGGGGCTCGATCAGCCGACCTACGTGCAGTACGGCCAGTTCATGAAGGGGATGGTCGCCGGCCGGACGTACGGCACGGGCGATCTCGCGGTGAAGTGTCCGGCGCCGTGCCTGGGTTTCTCGTTCCGTACCAACGAGCCGGTCACCGACATCATCAAGCGCACCCTGCCGGTGACGGTGTCGATCGTGGTCGGTGCGACCGTGCTGCAGCTGGTGCTCGGCGTGGGGTTGGGGATGATCTCGGCGTTGCGCCGGGGCACCGCGTTCGACAAGGCGGCGGTGGGCGTGAGCCTCGTCGGTGCGTCGATGCAGATCTACTTCTTCGGCCCCATCCTGTTGCTCCTGTTCGTGTACACGATGCACCTGTTACCCAACCCTGGGTACACTTCGCCGTTCGAGGATCCCGGCCAGTGGTTCATGCAGATGCTGCTGCCGTGGGTGACGTTGGGCTTCCTGAACTCGGCGATCTTCGCCCGGCTGTCCCGGGCGCAGATGCTGGAGACGCTCTCGGAGGACTTCGTCCGCACGGCCCGGGCGAAGGGCCTGACCAAGTGGCGGGTGTACGGTCGGCACGCGTTGCGGGCGGCGATCACCCCGATCGTCACCACGGCCGGGCTCTACTTCGGTGCCTCGTTGGGCGGGGCGGTGATCACCGAGACGGTGTTCGGTGTCAACGGCCTGGGCCGCACCGCGGTGCAGGCGGTGAACGACCTGAACCTCCCGGTCGTGATGGCCACGGTGTTGTTGGCGGCCTTCTTCATCATCCTGCTCAACATCGTGGTCGACATGCTGTATTCGGTGATCGACCCGCGGGTCCGGTTGATCTGA
- a CDS encoding ABC transporter substrate-binding protein — MAAVGAMVVVAALGACSKNTGGSGNGGNENNVTKNTGGISTNPKDSQGPAPAVAGAKKGGDLQILQTNDFEHLDGQRTYVVQAMSAEQLFSRTLTMFKQGKNGKLTLVGDLATGPGKDLDGNKCMNWEYTLKDGLKYEDGSAITAKDVAYGISRSFSSQIAEGPHYLAQWLSGESVYNKTYKGPYNGGADIAPGLEVKGDKTLLFHFKAPHCDLPFALQLPTSVPVPKAQDKGAKYDLHPFSSGPYKIKTYNRGSKLVLERNKYWDPKTDPIRHAYPNTITYTFGPTDTTETNRMIADAGPDQYAVAQENVPQALVPKVTGNASLKDRTISGQGPFVYYMAINTQTVKDLKVRQAMAYALDRKSIIQTVGGSALATPATTLMSPTVIGWKNYNTFNGGESGNPTKAKELLAGKKPKLIFGYRNNPWGQRIAPAVQQSFQKAGFQVVLKPVDPENYFTELGRKDNPFDFYITDWAADWPTGAAVMPVLTDGRTIQPNGNNDVSYYNNDAYNQKLDAASKLPSDKSAAEWAKLDQEWSQFAATVPVYFNKSLSLTGSKVGGVELSTDLGTNVYTSVYLK; from the coding sequence GTGGCTGCCGTGGGCGCCATGGTCGTGGTCGCTGCTCTTGGCGCCTGCTCGAAGAACACGGGCGGTAGCGGCAACGGCGGCAACGAAAACAACGTCACGAAGAACACTGGCGGTATTTCGACCAACCCGAAGGACTCGCAGGGCCCCGCGCCGGCCGTCGCCGGCGCGAAGAAGGGCGGCGACCTGCAGATCCTGCAGACCAACGACTTCGAGCACCTGGATGGCCAGCGCACCTACGTGGTGCAGGCCATGTCGGCCGAGCAGCTGTTCTCCCGCACCCTGACGATGTTCAAGCAGGGCAAGAACGGCAAGCTGACGCTGGTCGGCGACCTGGCCACCGGGCCGGGCAAGGACCTCGACGGCAACAAGTGCATGAACTGGGAGTACACCCTCAAGGACGGCCTCAAGTACGAGGACGGCTCCGCGATCACCGCCAAGGACGTGGCGTACGGGATCTCCCGGTCGTTCTCGTCGCAGATCGCCGAGGGCCCGCACTACCTGGCGCAGTGGCTGTCGGGCGAGTCGGTGTACAACAAGACCTACAAGGGCCCCTACAACGGCGGTGCCGACATTGCCCCGGGCCTGGAGGTCAAGGGCGACAAGACGCTGCTGTTCCACTTCAAGGCGCCGCACTGCGACCTGCCGTTCGCGCTGCAGCTGCCGACCTCGGTGCCGGTGCCGAAGGCGCAGGACAAGGGCGCGAAGTACGACCTGCACCCGTTCTCCTCCGGTCCGTACAAGATCAAGACGTACAACCGGGGCAGCAAGCTGGTCCTGGAGCGCAACAAGTACTGGGACCCGAAGACCGACCCGATCCGGCACGCCTACCCGAACACGATCACCTACACGTTCGGTCCGACGGACACCACCGAGACCAACCGGATGATCGCGGACGCCGGCCCGGACCAGTACGCGGTGGCGCAGGAGAACGTGCCGCAGGCACTGGTGCCCAAGGTGACCGGTAACGCGAGCCTGAAGGACCGGACCATCAGCGGCCAGGGCCCGTTCGTCTACTACATGGCGATCAACACCCAGACCGTGAAGGACCTGAAGGTCCGCCAGGCGATGGCGTACGCCCTGGACCGCAAGTCGATCATCCAGACGGTCGGCGGCTCCGCGCTGGCCACGCCGGCGACGACGTTGATGTCGCCGACGGTGATCGGCTGGAAGAACTACAACACGTTCAACGGCGGCGAGAGCGGCAACCCGACGAAGGCCAAGGAACTGCTGGCCGGGAAGAAGCCGAAGCTGATCTTCGGCTACCGCAACAACCCGTGGGGCCAGCGGATCGCGCCGGCGGTGCAGCAGTCGTTCCAGAAGGCGGGCTTCCAGGTCGTGCTGAAGCCGGTCGACCCGGAGAACTACTTCACCGAGCTGGGCCGCAAGGACAACCCGTTCGACTTCTACATCACCGACTGGGCGGCCGACTGGCCGACCGGTGCGGCGGTGATGCCGGTGCTGACCGACGGTCGCACCATCCAGCCGAACGGCAACAACGACGTGTCGTACTACAACAACGACGCGTACAACCAGAAGCTGGACGCCGCGAGCAAGCTGCCGTCGGACAAGTCCGCGGCGGAGTGGGCGAAGCTGGACCAGGAGTGGTCCCAGTTCGCCGCGACCGTTCCGGTGTACTTCAACAAGAGCCTGTCGCTGACCGGCTCGAAGGTCGGCGGTGTCGAGCTGTCGACCGACCTGGGTACCAACGTCTACACGAGCGTCTACCTCAAGTAG